The following are from one region of the Sandaracinus amylolyticus genome:
- a CDS encoding haloacid dehalogenase-like hydrolase produces the protein MRTNVVAWGWCLCVALAACGAPRVREERVVPVTLREEGWLPENRARIERVIATLGAREGRRVAVFDWDNTMMRGDIGDLVLAHLIERGAIAEGAIPRDDAMLGEAAHAALAGARDATERGRVVAHLAWRGTTPEGEPAFTVPMAPFYRSTYGVIAQVLAAGRTDDALRAIAREAFAAASAAPVGTREVIGGVEVERFARLHVPMIELARALESVGVEVWIVSASPEPIVQALAEIAGLAPARVIGVRMQHDGSGRGTARFEACGEGALATPVMTWLEGKRCWINRAIFDVPAARQRMRQEDPALRPVLVAGDSDGDLAMLQDATELRIVLDRQNVRLMCNALASGWLVQPLFVDPPPPRETPYPCSTHEDALGRVVDADGRAIGDR, from the coding sequence GTGCGGACGAACGTCGTCGCGTGGGGATGGTGCTTGTGCGTGGCGCTCGCGGCGTGTGGCGCGCCGCGGGTGCGCGAGGAGCGCGTGGTGCCGGTGACGCTGCGCGAGGAGGGCTGGCTCCCCGAGAACCGCGCGCGCATCGAGCGCGTGATCGCGACGCTCGGCGCGCGCGAGGGACGGCGCGTCGCGGTGTTCGACTGGGACAACACGATGATGCGCGGGGACATCGGCGACCTGGTGCTCGCGCATCTGATCGAGCGCGGTGCGATCGCGGAGGGCGCGATCCCGCGAGACGACGCGATGCTCGGCGAGGCAGCGCACGCGGCGCTCGCGGGCGCGCGCGATGCGACGGAGCGCGGGCGCGTGGTGGCGCACCTCGCGTGGCGCGGCACGACGCCCGAGGGAGAGCCCGCGTTCACGGTGCCGATGGCGCCGTTCTACCGATCGACGTACGGCGTGATCGCGCAGGTGCTCGCGGCGGGGCGCACCGACGACGCGCTGCGCGCGATCGCGCGCGAGGCGTTCGCGGCGGCGAGCGCTGCGCCGGTCGGCACGCGCGAGGTGATCGGCGGGGTCGAGGTCGAGCGCTTCGCGCGGCTGCACGTGCCGATGATCGAGCTCGCGCGCGCGCTCGAGTCGGTCGGCGTCGAGGTGTGGATCGTCAGCGCGTCGCCCGAGCCGATCGTCCAGGCGCTCGCGGAGATCGCGGGGCTCGCTCCGGCGCGCGTGATCGGCGTGCGGATGCAGCACGACGGATCGGGGCGCGGCACCGCGCGCTTCGAGGCGTGCGGTGAGGGCGCGCTCGCGACGCCGGTGATGACGTGGCTCGAGGGCAAGCGCTGCTGGATCAACCGCGCGATCTTCGACGTGCCCGCGGCGCGGCAGCGCATGCGGCAGGAGGACCCGGCGCTGCGTCCGGTCCTCGTCGCGGGTGACAGCGACGGAGACCTCGCGATGCTGCAGGACGCGACCGAGCTGCGCATCGTGCTCGATCGACAGAACGTGCGCTTGATGTGCAACGCGCTCGCGTCGGGCTGGCTGGTGCAGCCGCTCTTCGTCGATCCTCCGCCGCCGCGCGAGACGCCCTATCCGTGCAGCACCCACGAGGACGCGCTGGGGCGCGTGGTGGACGCGGACGGGCGCGCGATCGGCGATCGTTAG